In a genomic window of Carassius carassius chromosome 43, fCarCar2.1, whole genome shotgun sequence:
- the dnajb9a gene encoding dnaJ homolog subfamily B member 9a, which translates to MATAQSTLMFAVCILMITELILARKDYYDVLGVPKDASERQIKKAFHKLAMKYHPDKNKSPDAETKFREIAEAYETLSDEKRRREYDQSGYNTLSNEDLNRGGEQRSPHSFDFNFDDMFRNFDIYSQNRQARSKRHFDEHFRAHQQADNRHKRHSQGTFGSGVFEDMFEDMEKMFTFDRHIKRTESRFQGTAKQHCRTVTQRRGNMVTTYTDCTSSS; encoded by the exons ATGGCCACGGCACAGTCAACACTGATGTTCGCCGTCTGCATTTTGATGATAACAGAACTCATACTGGCCAGAAAGGACTACTACGACGTCCTCGGGGTGCCAAAAGATGCTTCCGAACGTCAGATCAAAAAAGCTTTTCACAAGCTTGCCATGAAATATCACCCCGACAAGAACAAGAGCCCCGATGCGGAAACCAAATTTCGAGAGATTGCAGAAG CATATGAAACGCTGTCCGATGAGAAAAGAAGGCGGGAGTATGACCAATCAGGATACAATACATTAAGCAATGAAGACTTGAACAGAGGGGGAGAGCAGCGTTCTCCTCATTCCTTTGATTTTAACTTCGACGACATGTTCAGAAACTTTGACATCTATAGCCAAAACAGGCAAGCTCGTTCAAAAAGGCACTTTGACGAGCACTTCAGGGCACACCAGCAAGCTGACAACCGCCATAAGAGACACTCCCAGGGTACTTTTGGTAGTGGAGTCTTTGAGGACATGTTTGAAGACATGGAGAAGATGTTTACATTTGACCGACACATAAAAAGGACCGAGAGCAGGTTTCAGGGCACAGCCAAACAGCACTGCAGAACGGTGACCCAGCGAAGGGGAAACATGGTCACCACGTACACTGATTGCACTTCATCCTCCTGA